The genomic DNA TATATTTAAATTTAATCTTAAGAGTCCAATCTTTTTTTTGTTTTCAAGTAATAAAAGACTAATAATGGTTAGAAATAATAAAAAAGCAAAAAATAAGATCGAAATTAAACGATTAAATACTAGATTTTCTGAGAATTTTATTATTTTGAATCTTCTATTAATTATCTCAGCTATATAGTTAATATCTTGTTCGATTCTGGTTAAATTAAAGATATATTTTAGATTAATATTTTTTGCAAATTTTCTTAATCTTGATTCATCTTTATTTATCAGTAATGTTGATGCCTTAATTCGTTCAGGGAATACCCACGAAGTGGGATCAACTCTTATCCAACCTTTATTTTCAATCCATATTTCGTTCCATGCATGTGCGTAAGTATTATCAATCAGAAGATAGTTTTTATTTTTTGCATCTTTAAATATTTCACCTCCTTGAAAACCAATTACTACTCTCGCTGGAATATTTGCATATCGCATTAACAATGCAAAACTTGCTGCAAAATGTTCACAAAATCCTCTTTTTTTTTGAAAAAGAAAGTCATCATAAGGTGATTTTTTACTCATATTTCCTGGGTTTATTGAATAAGTAAAACCCCCTTTCAAAAACCATTCTCTTGATTTTCCTAATATTTCCTCTGGAGTAGATGATTCATTTAACCATTTTTTTGATAATTGAAAAAGTAATTTATTTTTTATCTCACTATTTAGGCTTATTTTTTGGGGAGCAATTTCTCTCCATGCGTTTTTTTCATGAATAATTTCATATTGGTCTCTTTTATTTAATTTTTTGCTTCCAAGAAGAACACCTTTTTTAGTTATTGATAAATTTTCACTTTTAGAATTTCCTTTACCACTCCATGGCCTTTGCATAATGTAGTTAGGCTCTAATATCCATCTTTCACTTTTTAACATTTCTCTATTAAAATTTTCTTCTACAATGTTTTTCTGGATAATATTTTGTTTGTTGAATTTTGAAGTTGATGTCCAAGTATTATTTTTGAATCTATCTAAGACATATACTCTCCAATATCTATTTTCTGGTTTTGGTAATTGATCACTAAAAAAGACACGAGCTACTAATTCTCCATTTTGAGCTAGTGAATTTATATCGCCAGGTCTTAATTCATCATTTAGGCCTGTTTTTGC from Prochlorococcus marinus str. GP2 includes the following:
- a CDS encoding transglutaminaseTgpA domain-containing protein — its product is MKRFNITILCIYIFLFANLFINKNFLISVIIFLGPNLYFSIFSKLSQKAINKIFIVEFIIWIFNCYFIVISNSEDWFLALNNLLWLLTSIKMIEVRNNLNNKNIILLLFLCIGTSSLFNIGFISNLIHIFSLILLINSLLVLNKYKSENIFKQLLILISFLPLTLISFINIPSPKPWLRQNFKTTAKTGLNDELRPGDINSLAQNGELVARVFFSDQLPKPENRYWRVYVLDRFKNNTWTSTSKFNKQNIIQKNIVEENFNREMLKSERWILEPNYIMQRPWSGKGNSKSENLSITKKGVLLGSKKLNKRDQYEIIHEKNAWREIAPQKISLNSEIKNKLLFQLSKKWLNESSTPEEILGKSREWFLKGGFTYSINPGNMSKKSPYDDFLFQKKRGFCEHFAASFALLMRYANIPARVVIGFQGGEIFKDAKNKNYLLIDNTYAHAWNEIWIENKGWIRVDPTSWVFPERIKASTLLINKDESRLRKFAKNINLKYIFNLTRIEQDINYIAEIINRRFKIIKFSENLVFNRLISILFFAFLLFLTIISLLLLENKKKIGLLRLNLNIYLSLLKTFSITKKKGETLKSFCLRVLDSYPHLEKEIKEIYIIYNSYKFSNDKFSTQKLIILFLKMSFYQTKILTFIALKKAYSNISKFRLREK